Sequence from the Tripterygium wilfordii isolate XIE 37 chromosome 10, ASM1340144v1, whole genome shotgun sequence genome:
tggtatcacttccaaaaattttgaaaataaaaataaaaaacaaaaacataaaattaaacttgtttggttgaacacttaaaactggaaaaaaaactaaaagcataaaattgaaaaagaaaaaaaaaatatgtttatgcttttattttcataataattgaatatatccacaccactatattttttgtaatccacaccactatattttttgtAACTACAACCTTTGCAGTGTTTCATCGTTGAAAATatcagcaaaaagaaaaaaagataagaaataaaacaataacccaaagcatatttgatcattgtcttcatatctctatgcaatttgcaatctgaaatcttaaagaaagtgcaatctataataagtgtaactagttttgtttccaaaacttttaaaattttttttttcttgttttcaaaaattttgaaaacctgtttttggttttcataaaaaccaaaacaaaaaacacaaataaacaatatatgaaaaccaaaacaaaaaacacaaataaacaatattttttgttttattttctattttttaaaaactaaaacaaaaaacaagaaataaaagtgataccaaacagacccttcaTAACCATGCATGAAGGTTGAAGTTTATTCTTTCTACTATGCTTCAAGACTTACAGTCAGCAATAATGAAAGAGCATCAAAACACAATGTAGTGATGCCCTGAAGGATTTATTGATGCCCAGCCAATCCGCAAATAAAAAGAGAGGAGATTCTCAGAGGCATGATAATATGATGTACACTGTGTGTGAGACTTGGGGAGCAGCAACAATTGACTAAAAATAGACAAACATCAAACATGTACGACGCAGAAATCCACCATACAGCTCAAGTTTAGAcatcacactttttttttataaccaagAACTACCCGACTTAGTGTGGCCTTCTGATGTAGATCCAGGCCTAAGCCCAACCATAAGTGGGTCTAACTAGTCACTAGAAAATCGGTTAACTAATGTTAGAATTACCCAacttatatactgcaacttAGGCCTTGAATCCatcgatgtggtatttcacatTCGATGTTTCAAGCTTTGAGACATGAAGAATgcccttttttttccctgaaaaaAGAACATATGTCCAAAGAAAGAAACTCCTGTTTCGTCATAACTCAAAGCTGTCAATCCAATTGATATCCCTAATCAATTAACCAGTAGattaatttctacaaaaatttacTAAAATTAGCAGTGAAAGAAAGGTCCTAGATCACCTTCTCATTTATCAATTAAAAACAACAGGGCAAGAAACATGTATCACCAACCCCTCTACATTCCTAAATCCCTTATGATACATATCATATGTTTTTTCTTCACTGTCTCCCTCCTTTCCATTAGAAACACTAGCTACTACTTCCGACCCGACCCTAATTAACAAACGAAGCTTTAAACTACACTTACCTTGACCTTACTGCTCCACGACCACTACCATCACCCGACCCGCTTTTCCCCAGCACTTATCTGACGATGAAACGCACCAGAGCCGTACATGTGTCCCTGATGATGCCCCATCATCGGCAACCCACCGTACATACCCCCACCACTATTAAACCCCCCGTCACTCGAATTGTCTCCACCGCCTGCCCCGCCACCACCAGTGGTTGATCCTCCACCACTGGCGCCGTCATCCTTCTCACCCGGTCGTCCCATATAGGTCTTCTCACCTTCCATCTCTCTGTACTTCTGGAGGTAAATCTTCAAGGGCTCCACATACTCCTCGAAGCCAAGTGTAGTCATCGCGTAGAGCAGATCGTCGCCGTTGACAGTCTTCCGTTTTTCGCGCTGGCACTTATCGGAGGCCTCGCCGGTGATGAAGCTGATGAACTCCGAGACGCACTCCTGGACGGTCTCCTTTGCGTCCTTGGAGATCTTGGCGTTGGCGGGGAGTGCCTTTTTCATGATCCTGCTCACATTTGCTATAGGAAGGAATCTGTCCTGCTCACGCGCCGACAAATCGCCGTGCGCGCCACTGTTCTGGCCTCCTCCGGATTCATTATCCGAATCCGCCATAACAGGAAACCAAAATCTATCCAATCAATTTAGTCAATAGTTTATCTCAATCACAGTCAAGCGAATCAGGAAATTGTCAGAGTGGATTTCGAGATGACGCTGAAATTTGGAGGGCCGTCGCTGCCTGGAAGAACGTAGGGGATTGAAGGGGGTAGGGAcacggaggaggaggagggaggtATTCGGATCCGTTGGATCGAGCGGGTGATATGGCATCTCATAAGACACGTGGGGGAATCTATGCCGTTTGTTTTCCGATAATTGTGGGAAAACATGGGTTTCTTTTGAGCGTTGGATATGGGGAGTTGGACCATGGTCCATGGATTTGGGTGgaactaagagtgtgtttggattgagggatttggaggggaggggagtttccttccaatttacttgtttggatagtttataaaaaattgagagggggatttgaggggattttggaggaagatttcattaaatttttatcaaaattctttccgcccaaaatagagtcatttggagggaatagattattaattaagttacttataagtttaaaacttattttaccATTGGatataacacttaaacataaaaaataagaataaactagtaaattaagttacttttctttcctttctttttttttatctatccaaacatgagagaggaaaatgtattttcccttccattcgcttcccttccctcccttcccttccattcccttcccccaaatcccttaatccaaacacactctaagggtggaaaaaaaaaattggttatgCATTAGACAACAAcacatatttataaaatatttacatattatgACCAAACTCATATTGTATTTAGATCGTATTTTgaatgtacttaattgatcaaatctggattggtttaaatttaaacaagTGACACTAATATAATCTAAGTTAAGGTCCGGACAAAGTAAATTAAacaatatttatttgtttagatCTGAACCTAATTTTAAACAGgataatttttttgtatttagaCCTGAAttctaaaatataaattatgctCAAACTTGTTTAATGCAGATCAGATAGAGTTGAGTTTTGTCATGACTAAACGGAACGAACATGTTGTGGAGTCTTATTTTTAGAATCTTGATGCCGCGGCTGTATTGACCTGGCGGGCCTGGGCCCAATTTTATGAACTAGGTAGATATTGGGCTGGGTCATCAACATCACATCTTGAGCCATTTTAGATTAACGAAATGTCAGGGCCCAATACTCAGACAATTTACAATGTTGGTTTGGGACCACAAAAGTTTCATAATACTAAgttatttggattttggaccaCTTTGTATCTGATCAAAATCTTTAATGGTCGCTACACACTCTGACCCACAAAATGTTTAGGATTGGAAAAGTAAAATGGGCagcaaagtaaaaaagaaagaaagaaagaaagaaggagggTGAGAAAGGCAATTGAAGAGAAATATTGTTTATGACCATAATTTAAGGATATTTTGATCATTATTCTTAAATCTTCTGTAAAATACTCGTTTGGAAGGGGGCTTCCAAATACATCGTAAAAGAACGTTCTTTTATGTTTATAGACATAATTTTTAAACCCGCTCCATACATCGAACCGTCAAGACTTAAAGGTCAAGAGTTTCATGGTCCGATCGACGGGCCGGtccgggtttaaaaactatgcttaTAGATATGAAAACCTTAGCCAATGAGAAAAGTATTTGTATTCAATGAGAATTGGTTATAATAATACTTGCCTTTGAAAACTTTTTTAATACTTTAATGTGCATCAAGAGACAAATAGAAGTACATAAGTGCTTTTATTGGGGTATCCTATGTTTGATTGTCAAAAGATGCAAAAGAAGCTTCACATCTCACAACAAGATAATCAACACCAAAAATCTACGAAAGGATTAAAAAACTTAAATAGTGAAAAACCAACTATTCCAGATAGAAGAAGATTACTACTCCTCATGATCTTCAAGCTTCAATCTCAAACCTTGAACACTTGATGGATCCCATGGATATGTCGATTTCGATCAAGTTATCTTCCTCGTTCATGTCATTAAACTCTGCTAAAAGCTCCATTAGACATTGTTGTCTCAACATGGACTCTTCTTCTGCTGTAAAATCAGGCATTTTGTGATCAAACTTGGGAACTTTGTTATTTTCTCCAAGATATTGACCACTTGGAAGAGCAATTTCAATGAGACTATCCTCATCAGATATAGATCCATCATCAGACCAATCCAACTTGTCTTGGAATATCCAGTCCACTTCAGAATCTTCACTTGTTGATGTTCTGTACTGACAATCATTCTCTGATAGAGTAACTGGTGATCTGACTAGGCAGCCATGAATATTTCTACCcacaaattcttcttcttcctcttcctttttCTCTGCATCAGATTCAGACCCACTTTCAGTCTGTTCCTCATTGTCCTGAGCTTCTCCTCCTGTGATAGATTCACTTTCAGTACTCTGTGCCACTGTGTCTAAAGTTTGAGGTAAACTTTGACCATAACCAGACCTTGGGGTCTCTTCCAATTTATCCACAAAGTGTGGTTTTTGCTTTGTGAATCTGAAGATTAAAGATGATACAATCACAACTGCAGATGCAATGAGGACGGACGAAAACCCAAATCCCAAAAAACCAGAGAAAATGAACAATGGAGCAAGAAGGATTAAACATGATGATAGTGGGTATTTGTACAAGAACAAAGCAGAGCTCATAATTGGATTCTCAAACCTAGTGTTTACAAATGTCATGGATGTAGTCAATATATCTTCTTTGGTTGAATCTGTAAACACTTCAATATAAAAGATTGAATGGTTTCTGCcaaaaaaggaatgaaaaaaaaagcacaaaattaCAGCCAAAGAAGGAAAGTGTGCCTGTGAAGGATTTGAGCAGAGACTTTTGAGAATTAACAGATAATACCAATACCTGGACTGGTTGCAAAGAGAGAGAGCCAATAGAGGATTGAATCAAAAAGTTTCAATCTTTTTATAGAACTAGACTTTCATTAGGTTCGAAttttaatgggttttttttttctccttaaaTCAAGACTCACACCACAGTTCCCAACTCCCAAGTGCCTTCCTATTGCTCCttaaaaaaatgtgtaaaaccAATCAGGTTTCTTCCTCTGCAGCTGATTCTCTTGAAATACCCAAAATCCCCCACTAGTTTTGGTCTAGAGTCTCAGAGCTTTGAAATCAGAGAAACCCATGTGCAGAAATCTGAGTTCAACACATGGCACAACAAACATTCACTCCAACttcaacgatttttttttttggactattTTGAGCACAGAACAAGCCAAGAACCCTAATATCAGAACCATACATACCTGAAGCTTCTTCATCCaagttaacaaaaaaaaaattacaaccaACCCATCAAAAGAAATCCCCTCTTTTGAAATGGGTTTCTTCAAGAAGAACCAAAGGAGCAACCTTTCTGCAGAAACAATGATGCTCCACACTGCTCTGCAAAATATATATTCATGGACTGAGAGTGATAATAATATTCAAGATTAATCTCTTACTTCAATGCCAATGAACAGAGTCCAAACATATATGAAAGTGCATTTGACTCAAAAAGACATGTATTTTACATATGCCTACGCAAAAAGCCTATCTATTTCTTAATGATTTGCTTTACTTTAGGTCAAATTCAGTGCACTGGACATGTTTAGGGCTGAATCGGctaaagaaaaaatatgaagAGAAAAAGTAAAGCATTTTAATTTCTAATTAAGGAGTGATAATTAAGTGTAAATCTTTGatcttttaataattatttgagAAATACATTGAAATAGAAAcgatttaaaaattttaatcaaaactagcatcatttttcttcttccttttttttttaccagaaACGATATCATAAAAATATGtcatttggacattcgatatgggtctaaactttCACCGTCACTTTACGCGTACATAAATTTTCCATTTGATGACAAGGTAAGTTGCTCtcagtgaaaatcgaactcgtGACCTATCGAGTTCATACAATTTAACTCCAAAGAGATTTACCAATTACACTGTTATCCATGTGATTCTAGTAAACTTTTCCCCCCCAAAGTACAAATATGATTAGTTATGAGACTTCAAATTTTTCTaccatcaaatggatgtaacaCAAACTAAATTAGTCAATCCTGGCAATGATAACAAATATTATTCTCCTTTTgtctataaattatttttttccaacaaATGGTGGTTTTGTTTGTAGTTGGTGAACAAGCCTATAATGAAATCTCAGATAGATATTATTATGACTGTATATAATAACTTTAAGTGGGTTGTGCGTGTAATGATATCTTCAAGTATGCTTTAAACATAATGGGCCACATTAGTGTGTCTCCCCACCCTAATTATAACTAAGTAGTGAAATGCAATTAAAGAAGAGAGTTAGCGCCAAATTAAAATGGTGCATGGAAtatgctttatatatatatatatatatagtgtacaTGTACATacacattaaatttttttgaaacgggtggggattcgaaccctagtCACCAAAATGATACATAccattcttatcatttcaactAATGACTCGGGTGTATTAGTTTTTTAATTAACATCCCCTCAAAGATGCATGCATTAAGCACAAAATGTACAACTTTTATCATCCAATTAATTATGTCTTTGATCATCTATCTGCTTTTTGCTTTTTGCTTTTCTAAACCTAGATAATTAGTACTAATTTAAGTTCATACGACTATTCCATCAAAGATTTCTGCTTTACAATGCTTGATTTCACAGCACATGAGCAACTATCAAAAGGAAATATGTAGTAAAACAAATTAACAATATTAGCCGACTACACCCATTgtttataataatataatatctaCACTATTTTTAATTAGTTATGTAACTACTGTgggtaattaatttttattttcgttTGCATGAacacttttttttaatcgataatgacattatacaaatttattatttggacATCCGGTAGGGGTCTAAACTCTAGTGCACAGAAGTTTATCACCTGACTATAGGGTAAGTTGGACCAAAGCCCCGTTACCACAAGATTATTGATCCCAACAATAAATGAACTCAGGACTTTTCGAGTTCATACGATATGTTCTCAGAGATATTCACAACCATATCATCATCCAAATCATCATCCAAATGGTTAATTCACATGACCACAAATAAAACACATATGGAAACAACACCCTTCTAGAAACCAAGCCAATATTTACATTTGCAaggtaaataataaaataaataaataaataaatatacatatatatattaatttgagcAAGATATGTTGCCACCTGTTGGCCAGTTGTAGGTGATTTACTAGTTGCACAAATAAAGCAGTGCCCCATGAAACCCTAATAAGTATATACCTTTAGCTCTACATTTTGGGTACAAAAATTGATAGTATTTGAGAGATTTGATTAAATTAATAGAGAGAGGCAATTGAATTGCATTGATTGAAGTAAAATCAAATGAATAAAATCAAGAAATCCAACCAAATGGTGTGGAGTAAAATTTAGGGAATGTGTTTAGAGTTGTGAATATGGATCCATGAGCGTGGGAGGGGACCATCTCAAATTGTTAGATCAATGTTTCATAGTAATCCCCAAACCCTAATTTAAATAACATTCTTCTCTTCTACTTGTATTGAATCTAGTACCACCACTTCTTTACCGACTCTTAAGAGTCttagttgcttttttttttaaaattttattattagatATTAACTTGGGGAACAAATTTTACAAACCGGCCGACCTCTAGGGTTGTTCGGCTGGGATTTCTCTGGATACTCGTTGTCCTAACCTTGAAAATGACAAAAGGTCAACAAGCCTATAATGGTTGTAGGACTATAGGTTGGCTATAGACACTTTGACGCTTAAGTCAGTCTCAAGATCAAGGAGTGCaaataattacaaaataatGCTTAAACTTTTTACCTCGAATTCTTTTCTCTCCTTTATGGTTCAATTtgttcacgacgaaatcaagaaacttggaatccactAAGAATAATTGAGAGAATCTCGAGGATTTTATTAGTAATATGCATAATAATGActtacaaacgtttatgagactatttatagtctggaaaataacaatcaaaccctaatcGGACTCTTAATTAAAATAGAATTGGAAACACAATTAATGACAACGTGCAGGAATTTAATTAATTCCGTCAGACTACAAACGACGCTTTTCTTGACATCCTTCCAAACCTCAACTAGGGCAAACCCCGAGTTGACTTtttggtcttcaaaatcagttttcggaaacatattataataaagaAACATacaagcggatcaaaagttacgggcgtcaaagttggaaaactgaaaCTTTGATTCAaatacaacaacttcaattccgattcCGATTCCGATTCCGATTCCGATTCCGATTTGACTTCACTCAATTCCGATTACGGGCGTCAAATATAGTGACTGATTTAGAGTAATTTAAATATTCGTTCCCCTCAATTTGACTGATTTAGTGGCCGATCACCCTTGGATATCTCAGGTCTTCTGATTTAAGCTTGGTCAACTTGACTTTTCACCTAATGAGAGGTTGACCTATGTCTAATGTGAAATCACTCctcacattttaaaaaaaataaattaatgtagGTTTTTTAAATACAAACAATGTACATTTTCAAATAAGCATGTACATTTAGACATTTAGTAATAAAAACgtgtacaatgttttatgaaaTATGCATGTACATATTATTTCACAAGAAATTTTCTGTTCAGAAGAAGCATCTGACTCCTCCATGCATATTAGCTGGGCCTTAATTGGGCTTGTAACTATGTGATAAGCCCATGAAAAGATGATCTCAAATCCCCATGAAAGACTTGAACTTGTACTTTATGAGTTGGAGTTGAGACTTCAGAAGAGTCAATATCAACATGCTATATGgaaactataattttttttttgtgtcataaaaaaaacggaagtgatagggatcccaataaatGTTACGTCATTCTCTGATTTAATCATCAGATTTTGTGGGCCCTTACATTTACATTAATCAATGGACAAGATCATTTATTGGGATGACTAATAtcctttatcatttttgataaaaaaaatagaatttttGTTggtatattatatttaattagtACTTCAATCAATTAGATCATCATTTATTGGATGACAGATTAACAACTCAAGTTGACTTGATGCGGTGATTCAATGGTCTCTGCATACAAACCTTTTATTCTAAGCTAATCAACTTTGCATATTTA
This genomic interval carries:
- the LOC120007136 gene encoding nuclear transcription factor Y subunit B-3-like is translated as MADSDNESGGGQNSGAHGDLSAREQDRFLPIANVSRIMKKALPANAKISKDAKETVQECVSEFISFITGEASDKCQREKRKTVNGDDLLYAMTTLGFEEYVEPLKIYLQKYREMEGEKTYMGRPGEKDDGASGGGSTTGGGGAGGGDNSSDGGFNSGGGMYGGLPMMGHHQGHMYGSGAFHRQISAGEKRVG
- the LOC120007173 gene encoding uncharacterized protein LOC120007173, which codes for MTFVNTRFENPIMSSALFLYKYPLSSCLILLAPLFIFSGFLGFGFSSVLIASAVVIVSSLIFRFTKQKPHFVDKLEETPRSGYGQSLPQTLDTVAQSTESESITGGEAQDNEEQTESGSESDAEKKEEEEEEFVGRNIHGCLVRSPVTLSENDCQYRTSTSEDSEVDWIFQDKLDWSDDGSISDEDSLIEIALPSGQYLGENNKVPKFDHKMPDFTAEEESMLRQQCLMELLAEFNDMNEEDNLIEIDISMGSIKCSRFEIEA